A genomic segment from Acidobacteriota bacterium encodes:
- a CDS encoding peptide chain release factor-like protein, whose product MNILAADRERERLKRLLAECDVETYRGSGPGGQHRNRRDSAVRLTHRPTGIVVTATERRSQHQNKLVALERLAARLEARNRRRRPRVPTAPTKGSAERRIGSKALRSEVKSGRRTPRDEE is encoded by the coding sequence ATGAACATTCTGGCGGCCGACCGGGAGCGCGAGCGCCTCAAGCGCCTCCTCGCGGAGTGCGACGTCGAGACCTACCGCGGGTCGGGGCCCGGGGGCCAGCACCGGAATCGGCGCGACTCGGCCGTGAGGCTCACCCACCGGCCGACCGGCATCGTCGTCACCGCCACCGAGCGCCGCTCGCAGCACCAGAACAAGCTCGTCGCGCTCGAGCGCCTCGCCGCCCGCCTCGAGGCCAGGAACCGCCGGCGCCGCCCCCGCGTGCCGACAGCCCCGACAAAGGGCTCCGCCGAGCGCCGGATCGGATCGAAGGCCCTCAGGTCCGAGGTGAAGTCGGGGCGCCGGACCCCGCGCGACGAGGAGTAG
- a CDS encoding DUF2339 domain-containing protein: METLFILAAIAFTLAGPVAFAMALKAGGRSKRLEERVLDLERRLESAERRPTAPSPAAAAVAVQAPVAAPAHGTSPVIVPSFRTLATARPLPAMPPPAASRPAEAAPPTLPRRRDVAGWEAKIGGSWLNRIGVTMVVIGIAFALGYSLTVLGPAGKAALAALVSISMLAAGIAFEKREAFRLYGHGLVAGGWAALYATAYAVHELEATRLVEDPVAGFALLMAVGAAMIVHSLRYRSEGITALAYALAYAAICLHSISAYTLFAGTILSAGMALHLLRRQWYRLALGGVVATYGCLFLWYTRQAEMTAATLKIGLSALCLDWLTFLIADFAPESPRESDREHSRAVALVNAMAAGGLSWLAWNRFDAAGSWVPLAALGLCYAVTSAALRSMGRAAVHPVHSVAAALCVGFAAFEGLDLHGATWIWLAEAQAIVLIGVALKDRFHRTLGCALFLAPTLAIVADQASARMDRVEAIWVPSQFALTAAACAAFYLTFARLRAFALRRLFSFGALALILLGLWVQLPRVYVAPAGALLMVILFELSSVRRIVELRVQSYVTALFTAAAAATLTAPSTDELMGHAARLPALLAVAVAFFVVFASRRRESAPLTEFDVTLQSAAPWTGTALVALTVWLSARPVMVGPAWILAALALVEAGIALRERALRQPGYALLLCGHASLLVSNLTATEMVSGVSIRAATIVPSILASYYLWWRLREAGSAAAPERVTDGTDEGYGRFLAYAAGAMTGLFVRFQFGLDGAALRWSLTMVGLLVAGHYLRDADLRLQGYLLGFAAFLRAVGLDLDSAPPILGMNGPFCVATASVASFLAAAILLRARRRDAASRGAERRTLPLESRLEAMGFDVMSILAVAIAAVYSYRTASGSMLIVAWAIEGLVVTAAGFLIQARTLRFAGLGLLTTGLAMTIYRTVTTFDTFGRIVSFLVLGSVLLLVSYAYTRFRGPHRTS; the protein is encoded by the coding sequence ATGGAGACCCTGTTCATCCTCGCCGCGATCGCGTTCACGCTCGCAGGCCCCGTCGCGTTCGCCATGGCGCTCAAGGCCGGCGGGCGCTCGAAGCGGCTCGAGGAGCGGGTTCTGGATCTGGAGAGGCGGCTCGAGTCGGCGGAGCGCCGCCCAACCGCCCCGTCGCCTGCGGCCGCGGCCGTGGCGGTTCAAGCGCCCGTGGCGGCTCCCGCTCACGGAACCTCTCCGGTGATCGTCCCCTCGTTCCGGACCCTCGCGACCGCACGACCGCTCCCCGCGATGCCGCCGCCGGCGGCCTCCCGGCCCGCCGAGGCCGCCCCCCCGACGCTCCCGCGACGGCGCGACGTCGCGGGGTGGGAGGCGAAGATCGGCGGCTCGTGGCTCAACCGGATCGGCGTCACGATGGTCGTCATCGGGATCGCCTTCGCGCTCGGTTACTCGCTCACGGTCCTCGGCCCCGCGGGGAAGGCGGCCCTCGCAGCCCTCGTCTCGATCTCGATGCTCGCGGCGGGGATCGCCTTCGAGAAACGCGAGGCCTTCCGGCTCTACGGCCACGGGCTGGTGGCGGGCGGCTGGGCCGCACTCTATGCGACCGCCTACGCCGTGCACGAGCTCGAGGCGACGCGCCTCGTCGAGGACCCGGTCGCCGGCTTCGCCCTGCTGATGGCCGTCGGCGCCGCCATGATCGTCCACTCGCTGCGCTACCGGAGCGAGGGGATCACGGCCCTCGCGTACGCGCTCGCGTACGCGGCGATCTGCCTCCACAGCATCAGCGCGTACACCCTCTTCGCCGGAACGATCCTCTCCGCCGGGATGGCCCTCCATCTTCTGAGGCGCCAGTGGTACCGGCTCGCCCTGGGGGGCGTCGTCGCGACCTACGGCTGCCTCTTCCTCTGGTACACGCGCCAGGCGGAGATGACCGCGGCCACGCTGAAGATCGGCCTCTCGGCGCTCTGTCTCGACTGGCTCACGTTCCTGATCGCCGATTTCGCGCCGGAGTCGCCGCGGGAGAGCGACAGGGAACACAGCCGCGCGGTGGCCCTCGTCAACGCCATGGCCGCCGGGGGACTCTCCTGGCTCGCGTGGAACAGGTTCGACGCCGCCGGCTCGTGGGTCCCCCTCGCGGCGCTCGGCCTCTGCTACGCCGTGACCTCGGCGGCGCTCCGCTCGATGGGCCGGGCGGCCGTGCACCCGGTGCACTCCGTCGCGGCGGCGCTCTGCGTCGGCTTCGCGGCGTTCGAAGGGCTCGACCTTCACGGAGCCACGTGGATCTGGCTCGCGGAGGCGCAGGCCATCGTTCTCATCGGCGTCGCGCTGAAGGACCGCTTCCATCGGACGCTCGGATGCGCCCTCTTCCTCGCGCCCACTCTTGCGATCGTCGCCGATCAGGCCTCCGCCCGCATGGACCGGGTCGAGGCCATCTGGGTTCCCTCCCAGTTCGCCCTCACGGCGGCGGCCTGCGCCGCTTTCTACCTGACCTTCGCGAGGCTGCGAGCCTTCGCCCTGCGTCGTCTCTTTTCGTTCGGCGCGCTCGCGCTCATCCTTCTCGGCCTCTGGGTCCAGCTCCCCCGCGTCTACGTCGCGCCGGCCGGCGCGCTCCTCATGGTCATCCTCTTCGAGCTCTCGTCGGTCCGGCGGATCGTGGAGCTGCGCGTTCAGTCGTACGTCACGGCCCTCTTCACGGCGGCCGCCGCGGCCACGCTCACCGCACCCTCGACCGACGAGCTCATGGGCCACGCGGCGCGCCTTCCGGCCCTCCTCGCGGTGGCGGTCGCGTTCTTCGTCGTCTTCGCGAGCCGGCGGCGCGAGAGCGCTCCCCTCACGGAGTTCGACGTCACGCTGCAGAGCGCTGCCCCGTGGACCGGGACGGCCCTCGTCGCGCTGACCGTCTGGCTGTCGGCGAGGCCCGTGATGGTAGGGCCGGCGTGGATCCTCGCCGCCCTCGCGCTCGTCGAGGCCGGCATCGCCCTCAGGGAGCGCGCGCTCCGGCAGCCTGGCTACGCCCTCCTCCTTTGCGGGCACGCGAGCCTCCTCGTGTCGAACCTCACCGCGACCGAGATGGTGAGCGGGGTGTCGATCCGCGCCGCCACGATCGTCCCGTCGATCCTCGCGTCGTACTACCTCTGGTGGCGGCTGCGGGAGGCGGGCTCGGCCGCGGCGCCGGAGCGCGTCACGGACGGAACGGACGAGGGATACGGACGATTCCTGGCCTACGCGGCCGGCGCGATGACCGGCCTCTTCGTCCGATTCCAGTTCGGCCTCGACGGGGCGGCGCTCCGGTGGTCCCTCACGATGGTGGGGCTCCTCGTCGCCGGCCATTACCTCAGGGACGCGGACCTCAGGCTCCAGGGATACCTCCTCGGCTTCGCGGCCTTCCTTCGCGCCGTGGGGCTCGACCTCGACTCCGCGCCCCCCATCCTGGGGATGAACGGGCCGTTCTGCGTGGCGACGGCGAGCGTCGCGTCGTTCCTCGCCGCCGCGATCCTCCTCCGGGCGCGGCGAAGGGACGCCGCGAGCCGGGGGGCGGAGCGGAGGACGCTGCCGCTCGAGTCCCGGCTCGAGGCGATGGGGTTCGACGTGATGTCGATCCTCGCCGTGGCGATCGCGGCGGTCTACTCGTACCGAACGGCCTCCGGCTCGATGCTGATCGTGGCGTGGGCGATCGAGGGGCTGGTCGTCACCGCCGCCGGCTTCCTCATCCAGGCGCGCACCCTGCGCTTCGCGGGCCTCGGCCTCCTCACGACCGGACTCGCCATGACGATCTACCGCACCGTCACGACCTTCGACACCTTCGGGCGCATCGTCTCGTTCCTCGTCCTCGGCTCGGTCCTCCTCCTGGTCTCGTACGCCTACACGCGCTTCCGCGGCCCGCACAGGACGTCATGA
- a CDS encoding M48 family metalloprotease, whose amino-acid sequence MKAARSVVLLAIAAALGAGLYLASRGDGADRRDLQAVVTLGGDAVHDAIHPALDLTRMSDADEAALGVAIDREIRAHMTVGGDPRTMRYLRRVLRALTPGGTRGGIPFDIDLVRSPEVNAFAVAGGRLYVTEGMMAFARSEAELATVIGHEMSHVELRHCVARLQIETAARKASPALADLARIGYEIALLGFSEEQELAADRNGALLAARGGYDPWAAHGVYARFAAAEKGRNRKPSRNPAVEVAVMLPDAVRQYLATHPPADQRIESVRGALQADPALWRGEPRYVGRTNFDERVARLDEARVNEWIVREAAPD is encoded by the coding sequence ATGAAGGCGGCCCGTTCCGTCGTCCTCCTCGCCATCGCCGCGGCGCTCGGCGCCGGGCTGTACCTCGCGTCGCGCGGCGATGGAGCGGATCGGCGCGATCTCCAGGCGGTGGTGACGCTCGGGGGAGATGCCGTCCACGACGCGATCCATCCGGCGCTCGATCTCACCCGCATGAGCGACGCCGACGAGGCGGCGCTCGGGGTGGCGATCGATCGCGAGATCCGCGCGCACATGACGGTCGGCGGCGATCCGCGGACCATGCGCTACCTCCGCCGCGTCCTGCGCGCGCTCACCCCCGGGGGGACCCGTGGGGGCATTCCCTTCGACATCGATCTCGTCCGCTCGCCCGAGGTGAACGCCTTCGCGGTGGCCGGCGGCCGGCTCTACGTGACGGAGGGGATGATGGCGTTCGCCCGGAGCGAGGCGGAGCTTGCGACCGTCATCGGCCACGAGATGAGCCACGTCGAGCTGCGGCACTGCGTCGCGCGGCTGCAGATCGAGACGGCGGCGCGCAAGGCCTCCCCCGCGCTCGCCGACCTCGCCCGCATCGGCTACGAGATCGCCCTTCTCGGATTCTCCGAGGAGCAGGAGCTCGCCGCCGACAGGAACGGGGCGCTCCTCGCCGCCAGGGGCGGGTACGATCCCTGGGCGGCCCACGGCGTGTACGCCCGATTCGCCGCCGCCGAGAAGGGGCGCAACCGCAAGCCCTCCCGAAACCCGGCCGTGGAAGTCGCCGTAATGCTCCCCGACGCGGTGAGGCAATACCTCGCGACGCACCCGCCGGCCGACCAGCGGATCGAGTCGGTGCGCGGCGCCCTCCAGGCCGACCCGGCGCTGTGGCGCGGGGAGCCGCGATACGTGGGTCGGACGAATTTCGACGAGCGCGTCGCGCGGCTCGACGAGGCGAGGGTGAACGAGTGGATCGTGCGCGAGGCCGCCCCGGACTGA
- a CDS encoding putative DNA-binding domain-containing protein translates to MSSAPDLDRVERLVWDLISAPTGVGPGAADLVAAGTLSSADLSSLVRPDDRLDATERLDIYADMYFYRLRDALAEDFPKLRAVIGGARFHNLATDYLLAHPSGHWSLRYLGEALPAYLERHASRGEFPFLADLARLEWARVDVFDEADAPPLTRGDLTRLPPEAVADLGLRVVPAFRLLDLAWSVAPLWRRVEDLAAEPERHGTHSASVETCEVHDAEPLEIEPPAAAASSIRVYRKGFAVHHRTVREDERRCLIEMAAGGASLPRVGELVFDDLSRDEGPTVGEEPETAAARRVAQLVESWLEDGILSASGAASPRA, encoded by the coding sequence ATGTCCTCCGCGCCTGATCTCGATCGCGTCGAGCGCCTCGTGTGGGACCTGATCTCCGCGCCGACCGGCGTCGGCCCGGGGGCCGCGGATCTCGTCGCGGCGGGAACGCTTTCGAGCGCGGATCTCTCGTCGCTGGTCCGCCCCGACGATCGGCTCGACGCGACGGAGCGTCTCGACATCTACGCCGACATGTACTTCTACCGGCTGCGCGACGCCCTCGCCGAGGACTTCCCCAAGCTCCGCGCGGTGATCGGCGGCGCGCGCTTCCACAACCTCGCCACCGACTACCTCCTCGCGCACCCAAGCGGACACTGGTCTTTGCGCTATCTCGGCGAGGCGCTCCCCGCGTACCTCGAACGCCACGCTTCCCGCGGGGAGTTCCCCTTCCTCGCCGATCTCGCGCGCCTCGAGTGGGCCCGCGTGGACGTCTTCGACGAGGCCGACGCGCCCCCTCTCACCCGCGGCGATCTCACACGCCTCCCGCCCGAGGCGGTCGCGGATCTGGGCCTGCGCGTCGTCCCCGCCTTCAGGCTCCTGGACCTCGCCTGGAGCGTCGCGCCGCTCTGGCGCCGCGTCGAGGACCTCGCGGCGGAGCCCGAGCGGCACGGGACGCACTCGGCGTCGGTCGAGACGTGCGAGGTCCACGACGCCGAGCCCCTCGAGATCGAGCCACCGGCCGCCGCCGCGTCGTCGATCCGCGTCTACCGGAAGGGATTCGCCGTCCACCACCGCACCGTCCGCGAGGACGAGCGGCGGTGCCTGATCGAGATGGCCGCGGGGGGGGCGTCGCTCCCGCGAGTCGGCGAACTCGTCTTCGACGACCTCTCACGGGACGAAGGCCCCACCGTCGGGGAGGAGCCCGAGACGGCGGCGGCGCGGCGCGTCGCCCAGCTCGTCGAGTCGTGGCTCGAGGACGGGATCCTCAGCGCGTCGGGGGCGGCTTCTCCACGAGCGTGA
- a CDS encoding DUF692 domain-containing protein, whose amino-acid sequence MSDRPSLGHGVGLRRDHFERVLQAPTRVGWFEVISENFMVRGGRPLDVLTRVRRDYPVVLHGVSLSIGTTDPLDDAYLARLKDLAARVEPAWVSDHLCWTGVGGRNAHDLLPLPYTEESLDHVASRVARVQEALGRRIALENVSSYLTYTASDMTEWDFLREVAERSDCGILLDVNNIFVSSVNHRFDPVEYVEAIPVERVWQFHLAGHSDHGTHLLDTHDHPVRDEVWDLYRHAVRRFGAIPALVEWDGNIPEWDRLEAESLRAKEIEADVLRA is encoded by the coding sequence TTGAGCGATCGTCCCTCTCTCGGTCACGGCGTCGGGTTGAGGCGCGATCACTTCGAGCGCGTCCTTCAGGCCCCCACCCGCGTCGGCTGGTTCGAGGTCATCTCCGAGAACTTCATGGTGCGCGGCGGCAGGCCGCTCGACGTCCTCACCCGCGTCCGCCGCGACTACCCCGTCGTGCTGCACGGCGTGAGCCTCTCGATCGGCACCACCGACCCCCTCGACGACGCGTACCTGGCGCGCCTCAAGGACCTCGCGGCGCGCGTCGAGCCGGCCTGGGTCTCGGACCATCTCTGCTGGACCGGCGTCGGCGGCCGCAACGCCCACGATCTCCTCCCGCTCCCGTACACCGAGGAATCGCTCGATCACGTCGCCTCGCGCGTGGCGCGCGTGCAGGAGGCGCTGGGGCGGCGGATCGCCCTCGAGAACGTCTCGTCGTACCTGACCTACACCGCCTCCGACATGACGGAGTGGGACTTCCTCCGCGAGGTCGCCGAGAGGTCCGACTGCGGCATCCTCCTCGACGTGAACAACATCTTCGTCAGTTCAGTGAACCACCGGTTCGATCCCGTCGAGTACGTGGAGGCGATCCCGGTCGAGCGCGTCTGGCAGTTCCACCTCGCGGGCCACTCGGATCACGGCACGCACCTTCTCGACACCCACGATCACCCCGTCCGCGACGAGGTCTGGGATCTCTACCGCCATGCGGTGAGGAGATTCGGCGCGATCCCGGCGCTGGTCGAGTGGGACGGGAACATCCCCGAATGGGACCGCCTCGAGGCCGAGAGCCTGAGGGCGAAGGAGATCGAGGCCGATGTCCTCCGCGCCTGA
- a CDS encoding YceI family protein, giving the protein MTALLLAAALALCATPPASAAVDPAPPPPAAPPALWIAESAPSHVQFVLHTFWHDVTGTTRAVTGGLRSASGDPRADGAVALSVDAATIVTGIGRRDRKMREEHLEVAKYPTLEFRSIGPPRRAGDPAADGGARLSVDGDLTIHGVTHRVAVDVLSRSAGPAWIMSGSVAIKLSEFGVPDPSVALNHAQDGVDLSFEIHFRKEGGP; this is encoded by the coding sequence GTGACAGCCCTCCTTCTCGCCGCGGCCCTCGCCCTCTGCGCGACGCCGCCGGCGAGCGCCGCGGTCGACCCCGCGCCGCCCCCGCCCGCCGCCCCCCCCGCCCTCTGGATCGCGGAGAGCGCGCCGAGCCACGTGCAGTTCGTCCTCCACACCTTCTGGCACGACGTGACCGGGACGACGCGCGCCGTCACGGGAGGGCTGAGGTCCGCGTCGGGGGATCCGCGGGCGGACGGCGCCGTCGCCCTCTCCGTCGACGCGGCGACGATCGTGACCGGAATCGGCCGGCGGGATCGCAAGATGCGCGAGGAGCACCTCGAGGTCGCGAAGTACCCGACCCTCGAGTTCCGATCGATCGGCCCGCCGCGCCGGGCGGGCGACCCCGCGGCGGACGGCGGAGCGCGCCTCTCGGTGGACGGCGATCTGACGATCCACGGGGTGACGCATCGCGTCGCGGTCGACGTCCTCTCGCGCTCCGCGGGGCCCGCGTGGATCATGTCGGGGTCGGTGGCGATCAAGCTCAGCGAGTTCGGCGTCCCGGATCCGAGCGTCGCGCTCAACCACGCGCAGGACGGCGTCGATCTCTCGTTCGAGATCCATTTCCGGAAGGAGGGAGGACCATGA
- a CDS encoding beta-ketoacyl-[acyl-carrier-protein] synthase family protein: MTAVAPGATASSRRRAVITGMGMVTPAGEGREAFARALFAGVSCTGPITLFPAGDLVSRVAGEVRGFDPAPHMAAGDERRVSRASPMGVAAAREALAHAGISLDAASRRGLGIVIGSGAGGIEFGERQYRHYFGGESRLINPYAISTSFVGSLSSDISIALGITGFSHVLSTGCTSSTDAIGYAAQSIRAGVADVILTGGVESCITPALMAGFCRMKVVSTAFNETPERASRPFDRDRDGFVIGEGAWIFVLEEREHALARGAMPLAEVAGWGATCDAYHRVSLDPLGEEPARAIEIALADAGCPPEAVGYVNLHGTATRQNDVVEARVIRRAFSRRAAPPPCSATKSVFGHPQGASGSLGVAASTLALVEGNLPPTVNLDHPDPECELDHVAGSPRASSIEWAVCNCIGFGSKNSVLVLRRG, from the coding sequence ATGACCGCCGTCGCTCCGGGGGCGACGGCGTCGTCGCGGCGCCGCGCCGTGATCACCGGCATGGGGATGGTGACGCCCGCGGGGGAGGGGAGAGAGGCCTTCGCGCGGGCCCTCTTCGCCGGCGTGAGCTGCACCGGCCCGATCACCCTCTTTCCGGCGGGCGATCTCGTGTCGCGCGTTGCGGGGGAGGTGCGCGGCTTCGATCCGGCGCCGCACATGGCGGCCGGCGACGAGCGGCGCGTGTCGCGCGCGAGCCCCATGGGGGTGGCGGCCGCCCGCGAGGCGCTGGCCCACGCGGGCATCTCCCTCGACGCGGCGTCGCGGCGCGGGCTCGGCATCGTCATCGGATCGGGGGCGGGTGGGATCGAGTTCGGCGAGAGGCAGTACCGCCATTACTTCGGCGGGGAGTCGCGCCTCATCAATCCTTACGCCATCTCGACGTCGTTCGTCGGGAGCCTCAGCAGCGACATCTCGATTGCGCTCGGCATCACCGGCTTCAGCCACGTCCTGTCCACCGGGTGCACGTCGTCCACCGACGCCATCGGCTACGCCGCGCAGTCGATCCGCGCCGGTGTGGCCGACGTGATCCTCACCGGCGGGGTCGAGTCGTGCATCACCCCCGCGCTGATGGCGGGCTTCTGCCGCATGAAGGTCGTCTCGACCGCTTTCAACGAGACGCCGGAGCGGGCCTCGCGCCCCTTCGATCGCGATCGCGACGGCTTCGTCATCGGCGAGGGGGCGTGGATCTTCGTCCTCGAGGAACGCGAGCACGCCCTCGCGCGCGGCGCGATGCCCCTCGCCGAGGTCGCGGGATGGGGGGCGACGTGCGACGCCTACCACCGAGTGTCGCTCGACCCGCTGGGCGAGGAGCCGGCGCGCGCCATCGAGATCGCGCTCGCCGACGCGGGGTGCCCGCCCGAGGCGGTCGGGTACGTGAACCTTCACGGCACCGCGACCCGGCAGAACGACGTCGTCGAGGCGCGCGTGATCCGGAGGGCCTTCAGCCGGCGCGCGGCCCCTCCCCCGTGCAGCGCGACGAAGTCCGTCTTCGGGCACCCCCAGGGGGCGAGCGGCTCGCTGGGGGTCGCGGCGTCGACCCTCGCGCTCGTCGAGGGGAATCTGCCGCCGACGGTCAACCTCGATCACCCGGACCCGGAGTGCGAGCTGGATCACGTGGCGGGCTCGCCGCGGGCCTCTTCGATAGAATGGGCGGTGTGCAACTGCATCGGCTTCGGGTCGAAGAACTCCGTGCTCGTGCTGCGGCGCGGGTGA
- a CDS encoding NAD(P)/FAD-dependent oxidoreductase, whose translation MGAGPAGVMAAASLARDGFRVVVLEKGVLPRHKICGDFVTPGSVRLLRDAGLVDSLLAARAAPLRGMRLSVDATRVPLPFPPGEIGWALGRRDLDVGLARAARAAGACVIEGVRVEAIEEAGGRVVARASGKETGPLVVHAEVAVDAGGRHALTPARRGWGGPSRWPVRYAVAAWFEGVTDLSDAGEMHVLGGGSLGYVGVSPIGPGVAGAAAVVSLRLFRDGARDPGALLRRLIDSSDELRRRFAGARRVTGVRGAGPLARGTSRFGAGRLLIAGDAAAFVDPFTGEGIHAALAGGAMAARAASLILRAAAPAEEALREYERALRSALRPRHAISRALQALLAAPPVARRVASALARREDLAATLIAVTSGCRDPRKLLAPDFMRPLVIETLR comes from the coding sequence GTGGGCGCCGGCCCGGCGGGGGTCATGGCTGCGGCCAGCCTCGCGCGCGATGGATTCCGCGTCGTCGTGCTCGAAAAAGGAGTCCTCCCCCGCCACAAGATCTGCGGCGATTTCGTCACGCCGGGCTCGGTGCGCCTCCTGCGCGACGCCGGCCTGGTCGACTCCCTCCTGGCCGCGCGGGCGGCCCCCCTTCGCGGGATGCGCCTCTCGGTCGACGCGACCCGCGTTCCGCTGCCGTTCCCCCCCGGTGAGATCGGCTGGGCGCTCGGCCGCCGCGATCTCGACGTCGGCCTCGCGCGCGCCGCGCGGGCGGCCGGGGCGTGCGTCATCGAGGGGGTGCGCGTCGAGGCGATCGAGGAGGCCGGCGGCCGGGTCGTCGCGCGCGCGAGCGGGAAGGAGACGGGGCCGCTCGTCGTCCACGCGGAGGTCGCGGTCGACGCGGGTGGGCGGCACGCGCTCACACCGGCGCGGCGCGGGTGGGGAGGCCCCTCGCGCTGGCCGGTCCGGTACGCCGTGGCCGCGTGGTTCGAGGGTGTGACGGATCTCTCGGACGCGGGGGAGATGCACGTGCTCGGCGGCGGCTCGCTCGGGTACGTGGGCGTCTCGCCGATCGGCCCCGGGGTTGCCGGGGCGGCGGCGGTCGTGAGCTTGCGCCTCTTTCGCGACGGCGCGCGGGATCCGGGCGCCCTTCTGCGCCGTCTGATCGATTCGAGCGACGAGCTGCGCCGCCGCTTCGCGGGGGCGCGGCGGGTGACCGGGGTGCGCGGCGCGGGCCCTCTCGCCCGTGGCACGTCGAGATTCGGCGCGGGCCGCCTCCTCATCGCCGGAGACGCCGCGGCCTTCGTCGATCCCTTCACGGGCGAGGGGATCCACGCCGCGCTCGCCGGCGGGGCGATGGCCGCGCGCGCGGCGAGCCTCATCCTTCGCGCCGCGGCGCCGGCGGAAGAGGCGCTCCGCGAGTACGAGCGCGCGCTCCGATCGGCGCTCCGCCCGCGCCACGCGATCTCGCGGGCCCTCCAGGCGCTCCTCGCGGCCCCTCCCGTCGCGCGGCGCGTGGCCTCGGCCCTCGCCCGGCGCGAGGACCTCGCCGCGACGCTCATCGCCGTGACGTCGGGGTGCCGCGATCCCCGGAAGCTCCTCGCCCCGGACTTCATGCGCCCTCTCGTCATCGAGACCCTGCGATGA
- a CDS encoding methyltransferase domain-containing protein: MLFPVRARTPEIMDGTAFTAAELDHNLADLGRYSRLTGGARVVVSRLADLARDLPSGGELRVLDVGAGGGDIAHQVSAWARRRGLVPRIVASDIDSRMLTLASARRRAGRDVALCQSDGRRLPHADGAFALAYSSLVLHHLDDAGVASVLDEMRRVTRLGFVVADLRRSALAYSAVWALTRLTTRNRLTLHDGPLSVRRALTPGEMRAAAVALPGEGLSVRRQGSARLVVTYRHSNGREAS, encoded by the coding sequence ATGCTCTTCCCTGTCCGCGCGCGCACGCCCGAGATCATGGACGGCACCGCCTTCACGGCGGCCGAGCTCGACCACAACCTCGCCGATCTCGGCCGCTACAGCCGCCTGACCGGCGGCGCGAGGGTCGTCGTCTCCCGGCTGGCCGATCTCGCGCGCGATCTCCCGAGCGGAGGCGAGCTTCGCGTCCTCGACGTCGGGGCCGGCGGCGGCGACATCGCGCACCAGGTCTCGGCGTGGGCGAGACGCCGCGGCCTCGTGCCGCGGATCGTCGCCTCGGACATCGACTCGCGCATGCTGACCCTCGCCTCGGCGCGGCGCCGCGCGGGCCGGGACGTCGCCCTGTGCCAGAGCGACGGCCGGCGGCTGCCGCACGCCGACGGCGCCTTCGCCCTCGCGTACTCCTCGCTCGTCCTCCACCACCTCGACGACGCGGGGGTCGCCTCCGTGCTCGACGAGATGCGCCGCGTCACGCGGCTCGGGTTCGTCGTCGCCGACCTGAGGCGCTCCGCTCTCGCCTACTCCGCGGTCTGGGCGCTCACCCGCCTCACGACCCGCAACCGGCTCACGCTCCACGACGGACCGCTGTCGGTGCGTCGCGCGCTGACCCCCGGCGAGATGCGCGCCGCCGCCGTGGCGCTTCCGGGGGAGGGGCTCAGCGTGCGCCGGCAGGGGTCGGCCCGGCTCGTCGTCACGTACCGCCACTCGAACGGACGGGAGGCGTCCTGA